In Sphingobacterium sp. PCS056, the following proteins share a genomic window:
- the rpsF gene encoding 30S ribosomal protein S6, which produces MQQYESVIVLTPLLSEDAAKEVIAKFKNILAEGGAEIVAEDNWGLKKLAYPIQKKTTGFYHLTEFKAPGELINKLEVEYKRDERIMRFLTIALDKHAKAYSEKKRSGAFNKKAETKTEEGSN; this is translated from the coding sequence ATGCAACAGTACGAATCTGTAATCGTTCTTACCCCGTTGCTTTCTGAAGATGCTGCGAAAGAAGTAATCGCAAAATTCAAAAACATCTTAGCAGAAGGCGGAGCCGAAATTGTCGCTGAAGACAATTGGGGTTTGAAAAAATTAGCGTATCCAATCCAGAAAAAAACAACTGGGTTTTATCACTTAACTGAATTCAAGGCTCCAGGAGAATTAATCAATAAATTAGAGGTTGAATACAAACGTGATGAGCGTATTATGCGTTTCTTAACTATTGCTTTAGACAAACATGCTAAAGCGTATAGCGAGAAAAAACGTAGCGGTGCATTCAACAAAAAAGCGGAAACTAAAACTGAGGAGGGATCAAACTAA
- the rpsR gene encoding 30S ribosomal protein S18: MANENIQYVTAPKVEDNRKKYCRFKKNGIKYIDYKDANFLMKFVNDQGKILPRRLTGTSLKFQRKVAQAVKRARHIGLLPYLADSLK; encoded by the coding sequence ATGGCTAACGAAAATATCCAATACGTAACTGCCCCTAAAGTAGAGGACAATCGTAAAAAATATTGCCGTTTCAAAAAGAATGGTATCAAATACATCGATTATAAAGATGCTAATTTCTTGATGAAATTCGTAAATGATCAAGGTAAAATCTTACCTCGTCGTTTAACTGGTACATCGTTGAAATTCCAACGTAAAGTAGCTCAAGCTGTAAAACGTGCTCGTCACATCGGTTTGTTGCCTTACTTAGCTGATTCATTAAAATAA
- the rplI gene encoding 50S ribosomal protein L9, producing the protein MEVILKQDIKGLGEQNDVVNVKPGYGRNYLIPQGFAIQATVSAKKVLAENIKQAQFKQDKIKKDATELAAKLETIKLSIGAKAGETGKIFGKVNSIQIADALKAKGFDVDRRRITFEVEPKEIGEYLANLNLHKEVKVQVPFEVVAE; encoded by the coding sequence ATGGAAGTTATTTTAAAACAAGATATCAAAGGCTTAGGTGAGCAAAATGATGTCGTAAATGTAAAGCCAGGTTACGGTCGTAATTATTTAATCCCACAAGGATTTGCTATTCAAGCGACTGTATCAGCAAAGAAAGTTTTAGCTGAAAACATTAAACAAGCTCAGTTCAAACAAGATAAAATTAAAAAAGACGCTACTGAATTAGCTGCTAAATTGGAAACTATCAAGTTATCAATCGGTGCTAAAGCTGGTGAAACTGGTAAAATCTTTGGTAAAGTAAACAGCATTCAAATTGCTGATGCTTTAAAAGCTAAAGGTTTTGATGTTGACCGTCGTCGTATTACTTTCGAAGTAGAACCTAAAGAAATTGGTGAATACTTGGCAAACTTAAACTTACACAAAGAAGTGAAAGTTCAAGTTCCTTTCGAAGTAGTTGCTGAATAA
- a CDS encoding FecR domain-containing protein, with protein sequence MNKELLEKYIIGETNEEENKIIQQWLGQDSRNHAEYLKMKQMWDSLPQALEAPEVDVDQAWAKFRAARANRSADRNDTRDRKTVDIGWNWWAAAAVLLMCSLGFYYFDKSNRQEQNLYSTTSVLKNTLPDGSTVTLNKNSKLAYSSTWMNAARSVKLEQGEVFFQVLKDRAHPFVIASGKSKITVLGTSFNVRRHVDATEVIVATGLVKVSYNNHEIYLHPKEMITVKDNDTTTVSVKQVPDQFYKYYVDREFIFENTSLERVVELLSKAYEQKIVIDVAADKKLLLTATFKQNTLNDILKVIADTFKSKVIIKDSIIHITR encoded by the coding sequence ATGAATAAGGAATTGTTAGAAAAATACATCATTGGAGAAACCAATGAAGAAGAAAATAAGATTATTCAACAGTGGTTGGGACAAGATAGCCGCAATCATGCTGAATATTTAAAAATGAAACAAATGTGGGATAGCCTACCTCAAGCGCTTGAAGCTCCAGAAGTAGATGTGGATCAAGCTTGGGCAAAGTTTAGAGCTGCTAGAGCCAATAGATCTGCTGATCGGAATGATACTCGGGACAGGAAAACGGTCGACATTGGATGGAATTGGTGGGCGGCAGCGGCAGTCCTGTTGATGTGTTCTTTGGGATTTTATTACTTTGATAAAAGTAATAGACAAGAGCAAAATCTCTATAGTACCACATCAGTACTTAAAAATACATTGCCCGATGGATCGACAGTCACACTTAATAAAAATTCGAAACTCGCATATTCTAGTACGTGGATGAATGCAGCACGTAGTGTCAAATTAGAGCAAGGTGAGGTGTTTTTTCAAGTATTGAAAGATCGGGCACATCCTTTTGTGATCGCTTCTGGTAAAAGTAAGATTACGGTATTGGGGACTAGTTTTAATGTGCGTCGTCATGTAGATGCCACTGAGGTTATTGTAGCGACGGGCTTGGTGAAAGTTTCTTACAACAATCATGAAATATATCTACATCCTAAAGAAATGATTACTGTGAAAGACAACGACACAACTACAGTTTCTGTTAAACAGGTGCCAGATCAATTTTATAAATATTATGTAGATCGCGAGTTTATATTTGAAAATACAAGCTTGGAACGTGTGGTGGAGTTATTAAGTAAAGCTTATGAGCAAAAAATAGTCATTGATGTTGCAGCGGATAAAAAACTTTTATTGACGGCGACTTTTAAACAAAATACTTTAAATGATATTTTGAAGGTTATTGCAGATACTTTTAAAAGTAAAGTCATTATTAAAGATTCCATTATTCATATAACTAGATAA
- a CDS encoding RNA polymerase sigma-70 factor: MSENKEKKFEQLFRTYYQELHRSAFRYVRDSESAEEIVQQVFLRLWEKEWEQEVHTSIKAYLYRAVYNESMNLLKKEQRKLTYQSYQLSRQDVVPAVDQSAKDLDQKLQLALAGLPEKSRIVFELSRFQEMKYKDIADTLDLSIKTVEGHMSKALRHLRIELIDYLTVIVFYIIYII, from the coding sequence ATGTCAGAAAATAAAGAAAAAAAATTTGAGCAACTGTTTCGTACGTATTATCAGGAATTGCACCGTTCGGCATTTCGATACGTGAGGGATAGTGAAAGTGCTGAAGAAATTGTCCAGCAAGTTTTTTTGCGTTTATGGGAAAAAGAGTGGGAACAGGAGGTGCATACTTCAATAAAAGCCTATTTATATCGTGCGGTTTATAATGAAAGTATGAATTTGCTAAAAAAGGAACAAAGAAAGTTGACTTACCAATCTTATCAACTGAGCCGACAGGATGTCGTGCCAGCTGTAGATCAAAGTGCAAAAGATCTTGATCAAAAGCTGCAGTTAGCATTAGCTGGACTTCCAGAAAAGAGCCGTATTGTATTTGAGCTGAGTCGTTTTCAGGAAATGAAATATAAAGATATTGCCGATACACTGGATCTTTCCATAAAAACAGTTGAAGGCCATATGAGCAAAGCTCTTCGACATTTACGTATTGAATTGATAGATTATTTAACTGTGATTGTTTTCTATATCATCTATATTATATGA
- a CDS encoding porin family protein: protein MKTTLKTALLGLTLLGLGTVANAQEVTYGIQVGSNYHMTSFGNHSIKDNNGKVGFSVAGFARIGNQLFFQPGVGASLLRKNYTLDKSEKTLKFYQINLPLQVGYKLIDQEDFNLRAMLGPQLNYDLKTVKSTGTTDYKKFSFDGRVGLGIDISRLTVDAYYTHGLSSVDKTLDAKNRTVGIMVGYKF from the coding sequence ATGAAAACAACATTAAAAACTGCCCTTTTGGGATTGACATTATTAGGATTAGGTACAGTAGCAAATGCGCAGGAAGTGACCTATGGAATTCAAGTTGGAAGTAATTATCATATGACATCATTTGGTAATCATTCCATTAAAGATAATAATGGAAAAGTTGGTTTTTCAGTAGCTGGATTTGCACGCATTGGAAATCAATTATTCTTTCAACCAGGTGTTGGAGCCAGCTTATTACGCAAAAACTATACATTAGATAAGAGTGAGAAGACATTAAAATTTTATCAAATAAATTTACCACTTCAGGTGGGATATAAATTAATCGATCAGGAAGATTTCAACCTTCGGGCGATGTTAGGTCCTCAATTAAATTATGATCTCAAAACGGTTAAATCTACAGGCACCACGGATTACAAGAAATTTTCTTTCGATGGAAGAGTAGGATTAGGTATCGACATTAGTCGATTGACAGTGGACGCTTATTACACCCACGGATTGAGCAGTGTTGATAAAACACTAGATGCCAAAAACAGGACAGTAGGAATTATGGTCGGCTACAAATTCTAA
- a CDS encoding DUF4011 domain-containing protein, whose protein sequence is MENIKQIHIEKETANFLNLSMYQNQITFLSNLMISSESDQILEKIRIDIDTDEPWMERYSYQLAYLPVGLSVKIPTDKIMIKPAYFIQLSEIERSLYYIRIYQDENLLTEERVEIELHPMSFFGGFNALPELLASYVTPNHSYIYNIKNKAITYLEEQNLPVKFEGYQYEDPVRILEMMRAIYKAIQSEQIVYSALPPSYEERGQRLRLLDVIASKRFGNCIDISLLYAACLEAIDLNPIIIVTKGHAFVGCWLHNDKFSEIINEDKTAITKRFAKGISEIVVIESTSVCKGTDISFNEAIDLAEANLVEKDDFVLSIDIKRARASGIKPLPLKLDASMSELSDLIVRNAALKDEKIEIGKIYAEKELNGNKSISKQKIWERKLLDLSLRNNLLNLRMTKNMLQIMDVNIHDLEDLLVEGKSFSISASANAPLLKQYSILNETLHASSPAYQLAQEELAHNRLISYYHSEDLDTILTHIYRNAKLSIEENGSSTLYLAIGLLKWRDKKTPSQVRSAPIILIPVELTRRSINSKFILRSREEEAMINITLLEFLRQEYELDLSDLEELPRDNKGIDVTQVIAHIRRAIMGLRGWDIADQVVLGNFSFNKLILWNDIAHQSEQIAQSTIVQSLIDGQLRINVNNEENTLDFDNIHPAALALPIATDVSQLAAIYASSENKSFVLHGPPGTGKSQTITNIIANALFQGKKVLFVAAKKAALDVVYKRLATIGLSNFCLELHSNKAKKSDVLAQLAETLDLPKILGNFDFNEEANHLINAKRELQVYIEQLHAQQTIGWTLYDSIIAITTLESYNFGKIDLPKTIFDTLTNEKWRSWKDLVIDLYSVSQIITKPSHNPFKGIALTNYSPAIQQQVASSSLQLKQSCEEYELVMRRVIETLGIPIQVFSWSDLNQFNQFVNSLAQLPETGLSLWRLILNQPQQEKLQKWMLDFENFQIKRRILLSKAHKSVLDANLTALESIWNAAKQTWFFPKWLKKRQVKKGLSTYSSKLLNEDAALDQFFNEVNAYQQINEVVKSREYDFVRQALSNSYLEEETDLSDIRKQVEGLQALNELLGPLLTSPLEEVLSQWIAHSKTDIKQLVPKQDLRHVLAAWQTLLGHIHQFQNETQLDVRSYPIEIDWLTEIRKKMTGIVTHIDTIKNWTNYSKTKERAIGLDLGWLVACYENDDIQQEHLVEHFDYIIHYNLADQVIASHEALNMFNVRLFEDKISKYKQIAESFTELTKKELLLRLNKDLPNAVQEAAQGSEIAVLQRAIKNKGRGLSIRRLFDQMPTLLPRLAPCMLMSPISVAQYFEVNPEQFDLLIFDEASQLPTCEAVSSLARAKHAVIVGDPKQMPPTSFFMSNKVDEENIEIEDLESILDDCLSLSFPSKYLLRHYRSKHESLIAFSNAHYYDNKLLTFPSADDLNSRVTYQYVEGYYDKGKSRQNKFEAQAIVDDIAKRLRNERTRKQSIGIVTFSQVQQSLIEDKLNELYRKDAQLESWAVERDEPIFIKNLENVQGDERDVILFSIGYGPDDKGQLSMNFGPLNREGGWRRLNVAVTRAREEMKVFATLRSDQINLNRTASEGVAGLKNFLAFAEKGHLPLDASLIKAEDNHINLSHNVASRLRAEGLVVNENIGTSDFKVDLGIVHPEFPNRYILSILLDGTNYFDAETTNDRELVLPKMLESLGWNIFRIWTLDWIENADVIVESILIKVNELARKVEVPSEEEINPIV, encoded by the coding sequence ATGGAAAATATTAAACAGATTCATATAGAAAAAGAGACAGCAAATTTCCTGAATCTTTCCATGTATCAAAATCAGATTACTTTTTTAAGCAACCTGATGATTTCTTCTGAAAGCGATCAAATTTTAGAGAAAATTCGTATTGATATTGATACAGATGAACCCTGGATGGAGCGTTATTCCTACCAACTCGCATATTTACCTGTGGGTTTATCGGTTAAAATACCGACAGATAAGATCATGATTAAACCTGCTTATTTTATTCAATTAAGTGAGATTGAACGCAGTTTATATTATATTCGGATTTATCAAGATGAAAATTTATTGACGGAGGAAAGGGTCGAAATAGAATTGCATCCTATGTCGTTCTTTGGAGGTTTTAATGCACTTCCTGAACTATTAGCTTCTTATGTAACACCCAACCATTCTTATATTTATAATATAAAGAATAAAGCAATAACCTATCTAGAAGAGCAAAATCTGCCCGTTAAATTTGAAGGATACCAATATGAAGATCCTGTGCGCATACTGGAAATGATGCGTGCGATATATAAAGCAATACAGTCTGAACAGATCGTGTACAGTGCTCTGCCTCCAAGTTATGAGGAACGGGGGCAACGTTTGCGTTTACTTGATGTGATTGCCAGTAAGCGTTTCGGTAATTGTATTGATATCAGTTTATTGTACGCTGCTTGTCTGGAGGCTATAGATCTAAATCCCATTATAATTGTAACGAAAGGACATGCTTTTGTGGGTTGTTGGCTTCATAATGATAAATTTTCCGAAATTATCAATGAAGATAAAACGGCTATAACCAAACGTTTTGCTAAAGGAATAAGTGAAATAGTCGTTATCGAGTCGACCAGTGTTTGTAAAGGTACCGATATCAGTTTCAATGAAGCGATTGATCTCGCTGAAGCAAACCTTGTCGAAAAGGATGATTTTGTTTTATCTATTGATATCAAAAGAGCCCGAGCTAGTGGTATTAAACCTCTCCCTCTCAAGTTGGACGCTAGCATGAGCGAACTTTCTGATCTAATCGTAAGAAATGCTGCTTTAAAAGATGAAAAGATTGAGATTGGTAAGATCTACGCTGAAAAAGAATTAAACGGGAATAAATCCATCAGTAAACAAAAAATCTGGGAAAGGAAACTATTGGATCTGTCGTTGCGCAACAATTTACTGAATCTGCGCATGACAAAAAATATGTTACAGATCATGGATGTTAATATTCATGATCTGGAAGATCTGTTAGTGGAAGGGAAGAGCTTTTCGATTAGCGCAAGTGCAAATGCTCCGCTGTTAAAACAGTATAGTATCTTGAATGAAACACTGCATGCTTCATCTCCTGCATATCAGCTAGCTCAGGAGGAATTGGCCCATAATCGTTTGATCTCTTACTACCACAGTGAGGATTTGGATACTATCCTCACCCATATCTATCGAAACGCCAAATTATCTATTGAGGAAAATGGATCGAGTACACTTTATTTGGCTATTGGGCTCTTGAAGTGGAGGGATAAGAAGACTCCTAGTCAAGTCAGGTCTGCACCAATTATCTTGATTCCTGTAGAGTTGACCCGTCGCTCTATCAATAGCAAATTTATACTTCGTAGCCGGGAAGAAGAGGCGATGATTAATATCACATTGTTGGAATTTCTCAGGCAAGAATATGAACTTGATTTAAGTGATCTGGAAGAACTTCCGAGAGACAACAAAGGTATTGATGTCACGCAGGTAATCGCACACATACGCAGAGCGATTATGGGATTAAGAGGTTGGGATATTGCTGATCAAGTGGTTTTAGGTAATTTCTCGTTTAATAAATTGATTCTTTGGAATGATATTGCACATCAATCTGAGCAGATTGCACAAAGTACAATTGTGCAGAGTCTGATCGATGGTCAATTGCGGATTAATGTCAATAATGAAGAAAATACATTAGATTTTGATAATATTCATCCCGCGGCTTTAGCATTACCTATTGCAACAGATGTTTCGCAATTAGCAGCGATATATGCTTCAAGTGAAAATAAAAGTTTTGTGCTACATGGACCTCCAGGTACAGGAAAGTCGCAGACCATTACCAACATCATTGCTAATGCCCTATTTCAGGGAAAAAAGGTACTTTTTGTAGCGGCAAAAAAAGCTGCTTTGGATGTTGTATATAAACGACTGGCGACTATCGGGTTATCAAATTTCTGTTTGGAGCTTCACTCTAACAAAGCCAAGAAATCAGATGTCCTTGCGCAGCTTGCTGAAACCCTAGATCTGCCGAAGATATTGGGTAATTTTGATTTTAATGAAGAGGCTAATCATTTGATAAATGCGAAAAGAGAACTTCAAGTATATATCGAACAACTGCATGCACAACAGACCATCGGTTGGACTTTGTATGATAGTATTATTGCAATTACAACATTAGAATCCTATAATTTTGGTAAAATTGATTTGCCAAAAACAATTTTTGATACCCTAACTAATGAAAAGTGGCGATCATGGAAAGATTTGGTTATCGACTTATATTCTGTGTCACAGATCATAACCAAGCCTAGTCATAATCCATTTAAGGGAATTGCGCTTACTAATTATTCGCCGGCAATTCAACAACAGGTAGCATCTTCATCTCTTCAATTGAAACAAAGCTGTGAAGAATATGAGCTCGTAATGCGGCGTGTCATTGAAACTCTTGGTATCCCGATCCAAGTATTTTCGTGGTCAGACTTGAATCAGTTTAATCAATTTGTAAATTCATTAGCACAGTTGCCAGAAACGGGTTTGTCGCTTTGGCGGCTGATCCTTAATCAGCCACAGCAAGAAAAGCTACAGAAATGGATGCTTGATTTTGAAAATTTTCAAATTAAACGGCGTATTTTATTAAGTAAGGCCCATAAAAGTGTGTTGGATGCGAATCTAACGGCTTTAGAATCAATCTGGAATGCAGCAAAACAAACTTGGTTTTTTCCAAAGTGGTTAAAAAAGAGACAAGTGAAAAAAGGATTATCTACTTACAGCAGTAAGCTTTTAAATGAAGATGCTGCATTAGATCAATTTTTTAACGAAGTCAATGCTTACCAACAAATTAATGAAGTTGTCAAATCAAGAGAATATGATTTCGTCCGTCAAGCATTATCCAATTCTTATTTAGAAGAGGAAACAGATTTGAGTGATATCCGAAAACAAGTCGAAGGCTTACAAGCATTAAACGAATTGTTGGGGCCCTTATTAACTTCTCCTTTGGAAGAAGTTCTCTCGCAATGGATAGCGCATTCGAAAACCGATATCAAGCAATTGGTACCCAAACAAGATCTACGCCATGTTTTAGCAGCATGGCAGACCTTACTTGGTCATATCCACCAATTTCAAAATGAAACCCAATTGGATGTCCGATCTTATCCTATTGAAATCGATTGGTTGACTGAAATAAGGAAAAAAATGACCGGCATAGTCACACATATTGATACCATTAAAAATTGGACTAACTATTCTAAAACCAAGGAAAGGGCGATAGGACTAGACTTAGGATGGTTGGTAGCTTGTTATGAAAATGATGATATCCAGCAAGAACATTTGGTTGAGCATTTTGATTATATCATTCACTATAATCTGGCGGATCAAGTAATCGCTTCTCATGAAGCATTAAATATGTTCAATGTTCGATTATTTGAGGATAAAATTTCGAAGTATAAACAAATTGCTGAAAGCTTCACTGAATTGACAAAAAAGGAATTGTTGTTACGGCTAAACAAGGACTTGCCAAATGCGGTACAGGAGGCTGCTCAAGGTTCTGAAATAGCCGTGCTACAGCGTGCTATCAAAAATAAGGGAAGGGGATTAAGTATCAGAAGATTATTTGATCAGATGCCTACTCTTTTACCTCGATTGGCTCCTTGTATGTTGATGAGTCCAATATCCGTTGCGCAGTATTTTGAAGTAAATCCGGAGCAATTTGATTTATTAATTTTTGATGAGGCCTCGCAATTGCCGACTTGTGAAGCTGTAAGTTCTCTTGCACGTGCCAAACATGCCGTGATCGTGGGAGATCCAAAACAGATGCCGCCGACATCATTTTTTATGAGCAATAAAGTCGATGAGGAAAATATAGAAATTGAGGATTTGGAAAGTATTTTGGATGATTGCCTTTCTTTATCTTTTCCATCGAAGTATCTGTTGCGTCATTATCGGAGTAAGCATGAGAGTTTAATTGCTTTTAGCAACGCACATTATTATGACAATAAACTATTAACATTCCCATCGGCAGATGATTTAAATAGCCGAGTTACTTATCAGTATGTAGAAGGGTATTATGATAAGGGTAAAAGTCGTCAAAATAAATTTGAAGCACAGGCTATCGTGGATGATATCGCAAAACGACTTCGAAATGAAAGGACACGTAAACAAAGTATCGGTATCGTCACTTTTAGTCAGGTGCAACAGAGTTTAATCGAAGATAAACTCAATGAGTTATATCGAAAGGATGCGCAGCTGGAATCATGGGCAGTAGAAAGAGATGAACCGATCTTCATCAAGAATTTGGAAAATGTGCAGGGAGATGAGCGTGATGTGATCTTGTTTTCTATTGGTTATGGACCGGATGATAAAGGTCAGCTCAGTATGAATTTTGGACCTTTAAATCGTGAGGGTGGATGGAGGAGACTTAATGTCGCTGTAACAAGAGCTCGTGAGGAAATGAAAGTGTTTGCAACGCTTCGATCAGACCAGATTAATTTAAACCGTACAGCTTCGGAAGGGGTCGCCGGTCTGAAAAACTTCTTAGCCTTTGCAGAAAAGGGACATTTGCCACTTGATGCAAGTCTGATAAAAGCTGAAGATAACCACATAAATTTAAGTCATAACGTGGCAAGTAGATTACGAGCTGAAGGATTGGTGGTTAATGAGAATATAGGAACATCAGATTTTAAAGTTGACCTAGGTATTGTTCATCCAGAATTTCCAAACCGTTATATTTTATCGATTCTTTTAGATGGAACCAATTATTTTGATGCTGAAACTACGAATGATCGAGAACTGGTATTGCCCAAGATGCTGGAGAGCTTAGGATGGAATATTTTCCGTATTTGGACTTTAGATTGGATCGAAAATGCGGATGTAATCGTAGAGTCTATTTTGATAAAAGTAAATGAGCTCGCCAGAAAAGTTGAGGTACCGTCCGAAGAGGAAATTAATCCAATAGTTTAG
- a CDS encoding Nramp family divalent metal transporter encodes MSKDPYQHEKSLSDVHESVEIIKGKSKIKKVLSFFGPAYLISVGYMDPGNWATDLAGGSQFGYALLWVLLMSNIMALLLQSLCTRLGIVRRKDLAQCNRETYPKRMNFVLYILAEIAIAACDLAEVLGMAIGLNLLFGIDILWGVLISFADTFLIMYLQKLGMRKMELFIIGLITMIGMCFMVEMFLVQPDFSEVVTGFIPSLPNSAALYIAIGIIGATVMPHNLYLHSALVQTRKIERDDHSIKKAIKYNLFDSAIALNLAFLVNAAILILASAAFHKNGMHHVADLEDAYHLLGKTLGTDLAPKLFAIALILAGQSSTVTGTLAGQIVMEGYLRLRISPTLRRIITRLLAIIPAVLVILIAGESQVGSLLIFSQVILSMQLAFAVIPLIHFVSDKEKMGSFAIKPYVQVLAWLIAAIIAILNIKLVYEEITGWIVKYDSLWLTSVLILGAVGMVVLLFMTLLYPILHKNKPIEFDVHPPFEDLKFEEPDVFNKIVLALDYSTSDTKTVKYALSVANPDSHFILVHIVESAGVKYTGESTDDFESRQDLDRLKKYAHFFLDRNYQVDWELGYNNRVASIAKICEKYHADLLIVGSHGHTGVKDFVFGETVNKLRHTVKIPVFIAQ; translated from the coding sequence ATGAGTAAAGATCCTTACCAACATGAAAAATCTCTTTCTGACGTACACGAAAGTGTTGAAATTATTAAGGGTAAGTCAAAGATTAAGAAAGTACTCAGTTTTTTTGGACCTGCTTATCTGATTAGCGTAGGATATATGGATCCCGGTAATTGGGCTACTGATCTGGCTGGTGGAAGTCAATTTGGTTATGCCTTACTGTGGGTGTTATTGATGAGTAATATCATGGCTTTGCTATTGCAGAGTTTGTGTACACGATTAGGTATTGTACGACGTAAGGATCTTGCACAGTGCAACCGGGAGACCTATCCAAAACGCATGAATTTTGTGCTCTATATCTTAGCCGAAATTGCGATCGCTGCATGTGATCTTGCTGAAGTGCTGGGTATGGCAATAGGTCTTAATCTTCTTTTCGGAATTGATATTCTTTGGGGGGTGTTGATCAGCTTTGCTGATACATTTCTCATCATGTATTTGCAGAAGCTGGGTATGCGTAAAATGGAACTTTTTATTATAGGGCTCATTACGATGATCGGTATGTGCTTTATGGTAGAAATGTTTTTGGTGCAGCCTGATTTTAGTGAAGTGGTGACAGGTTTTATACCCAGTTTGCCCAATAGCGCAGCATTGTATATCGCAATAGGGATTATAGGTGCAACTGTCATGCCTCACAATTTGTACTTACATTCTGCCCTAGTTCAAACGCGAAAAATAGAACGAGATGACCATTCTATCAAGAAAGCCATTAAATATAACCTTTTCGATAGCGCTATCGCTTTAAATTTAGCATTCTTGGTAAATGCCGCAATCCTCATTCTCGCATCAGCGGCTTTCCATAAAAACGGAATGCACCATGTTGCAGACTTAGAGGACGCTTATCATTTATTGGGAAAAACATTGGGAACGGATCTGGCACCGAAGTTATTTGCTATTGCCCTGATACTTGCAGGGCAGAGCTCAACTGTTACAGGTACCTTAGCGGGGCAAATTGTAATGGAAGGATATCTAAGATTGCGCATTAGCCCCACATTAAGAAGAATTATTACACGCTTGTTGGCCATTATTCCTGCAGTATTGGTTATTTTAATCGCAGGAGAATCTCAGGTTGGATCCTTACTTATTTTTAGTCAGGTCATATTGAGCATGCAGTTAGCATTTGCTGTTATCCCCTTAATTCACTTCGTGAGCGATAAGGAAAAAATGGGCAGTTTTGCGATTAAACCTTATGTACAGGTATTAGCTTGGCTGATTGCCGCTATTATTGCGATACTTAATATAAAATTGGTATATGAAGAGATTACGGGATGGATTGTCAAGTATGACTCGCTGTGGTTGACGAGTGTATTGATCCTTGGTGCGGTGGGCATGGTGGTCTTACTCTTTATGACACTGCTATATCCTATTCTCCACAAAAATAAACCCATTGAATTTGATGTGCATCCTCCTTTTGAGGATTTGAAATTTGAAGAACCGGACGTATTTAATAAAATTGTTCTAGCTTTGGATTATTCTACCTCAGATACTAAAACCGTGAAATATGCACTTTCAGTCGCAAATCCGGATTCTCATTTTATTTTAGTGCACATTGTTGAAAGCGCAGGGGTAAAATATACGGGAGAAAGTACCGATGATTTTGAATCTAGACAAGATTTGGACCGGCTAAAAAAATATGCTCACTTTTTTTTAGACCGAAATTATCAAGTGGATTGGGAACTGGGGTATAATAATCGGGTTGCTTCAATTGCGAAGATCTGCGAAAAATATCATGCTGACTTGTTAATCGTTGGCAGTCATGGACATACAGGTGTGAAAGATTTTGTTTTTGGTGAAACTGTAAATAAATTGAGACATACCGTAAAAATACCTGTGTTTATCGCACAATAA
- a CDS encoding 2'-5' RNA ligase family protein has protein sequence MTLLKGGQMSAHVEKYSFVFQPCEKGIQLVQSIKESLKNKIGWFSSCHSMAHITICEYHADQEMLSHIKKQVVDVLKFEQSQYVYFDEYQVFPQKGTFYIAPALKSKQFLKKKIEAITKIDFATELYKSEEPHLTVARKLDQEALAIASENLRTVDLDFFCSSIFLRKFNPVRKQYDIIEELKFGNFQKPPVEVGQLSFDF, from the coding sequence TTGACGTTATTGAAAGGAGGGCAGATGTCCGCACATGTAGAAAAGTATTCATTTGTATTTCAGCCTTGTGAAAAAGGTATTCAACTTGTACAATCGATTAAAGAAAGTTTAAAAAATAAGATTGGATGGTTTTCCAGCTGTCATTCAATGGCTCATATTACGATATGTGAATATCATGCTGATCAGGAGATGCTATCGCATATAAAGAAACAAGTTGTAGATGTGTTAAAATTTGAACAATCTCAATATGTATATTTTGACGAATATCAGGTTTTTCCACAGAAGGGAACTTTTTATATCGCACCCGCATTAAAATCCAAGCAATTTTTGAAAAAGAAAATAGAGGCAATCACTAAAATAGATTTTGCAACGGAGCTTTATAAAAGCGAAGAACCTCACTTGACCGTAGCGCGTAAATTAGATCAAGAAGCGCTGGCGATTGCTTCTGAGAATCTTAGAACAGTTGATTTAGACTTTTTTTGTTCAAGTATCTTTCTGCGTAAATTTAATCCGGTTCGAAAGCAATATGATATCATAGAAGAGCTTAAGTTTGGGAATTTTCAAAAACCGCCGGTCGAAGTCGGGCAATTATCCTTTGATTTTTAA